TTCCGGCTCTGGAAAAAGAGGTCATTTTTATCCTGTTCGAGGAACTCCTTCCTATGGGGGAGATGAAAACCCCTGAACCTTTTTTCATTTCCCCGGAAACAACAGCCACGTATTCCTTTTCCGTCTCCCTGGTCTTGAACTGCTCGGAAAGACTTTTGTGCGCCTGATCGTTTTTAGCGACAACCATGACCCCGGAGGTTTCCTTGTCGAGGCGATGCACTATCCCCGGGCGCATCTCGCCTCCTATTCCCGAAAGATCCTCGCACATATAAACAAGAGCGTTCACAAGCGTACCGCTCGTCACTCCTGCTCCCGGGTGAACCACCATACCGGCGGGTTTGTTGACGACGATTATGTCACGGTCCTCGAAAACAACCTCGACATCGATCTCCTCTCCCTTGATGCCGCAGGGCTCAGGAGGAGGAATGTTAACGCTCAGGCTCTCCCCGCCGTTTATTATCCTGGAAGGCTTAAACGTTTTGCGGTCAATAAGTATGTTTCCAAGCTCTATGTGCTTTTTTATGCTCGAGCGGCTAAGCTCCGTAAGGAAGCCCGAGAGAAACACGTCGGCTCTCTGCCCGGCAAATTCCCGAGGGATTTCCGTTACGGTTTTTTCTTCTGCAGGTTCCATGAATTCCCCTCAGCTGCTCTCCTCAACGATAATGACTTCCGGCGGAACTTCGCCGAAAACATCGCACGCGCGCCCCTGGTTAACCGATATTTCTATGTATCCCCCGCTTCCCCCGACCACAACGATTTCACCGGGTTCCACGGAAGAATACGATTCCGAGATTCCCGTGACCCGCTTCTCTCCAACTGCTACCACGGCCCGGGCCCCGTCGCTTACTGCCTCCGTCGGTATGCTGGTTATAAGATTTCCGAACTTGTCAGTGTAAACGACGGTTCCGCGGATCTCGGCCCCGTTTACCGAGTATCCGTCGCGGGGAAGAATTTCTGGGTCACGGATTTGCGGCCCGATCTGCGAGAACGGAACCCCGAGCGAGAGATGCGCGGCTACCGGGGAGAATATATCCCTCCCGTGAAAAGTCGAGCTTATCTCTTTTAAAAAATAGTCGCGGTTTTTTATTTCGCGGGCGCTGAAATCCCCGCAGCAGCAAATGACCGAACTGAAAACGCCGTTATCAGGTCCCACGAAAAAATGACCGTCGGCGAAAAGCGCTATAGGTCTTCGTCTGCTTCCGACTCCTGGGTCTACCACGACCAGATGCACGGTATTTTTCGGAAAGTAGCGGTATGAGTTGCCTATGACAAAAGACGCGGCGCGGATGTCGTGAGACTCAATGCAGTGGGTTATGTCGACCGGGTGGACGTCTTCATTTACGGAGAGCATAACCCCTTTCATCGCCCCCACGTAATGATCGCTTGACCCGAAATCCGTTGTCAGTGTTATAATTCTCTTCATCCAGACCGCTCCGCGAGTAAGATTATGGAACGGAGACGGAATTATATCAAGTCAGATGGTGAAGCTTACCGTTTTGGGTTCGGGCACCTGCGTGCCCCACGAGAAAAGAGGTTCCTCGGGATATCTCCTGAGCACCGACGCCGACTTTTCTCTCTTTGACTGCGGAAACGGCACGGTATGGAAGCTCGAGAAAATAGGAGTTGACTATCTCGGGATCGGCAATGTTT
This is a stretch of genomic DNA from Candidatus Dadabacteria bacterium. It encodes these proteins:
- a CDS encoding RluA family pseudouridine synthase, with protein sequence MEPAEEKTVTEIPREFAGQRADVFLSGFLTELSRSSIKKHIELGNILIDRKTFKPSRIINGGESLSVNIPPPEPCGIKGEEIDVEVVFEDRDIIVVNKPAGMVVHPGAGVTSGTLVNALVYMCEDLSGIGGEMRPGIVHRLDKETSGVMVVAKNDQAHKSLSEQFKTRETEKEYVAVVSGEMKKGSGVFISPIGRSSSNRIKMTSFSRAGRDAETRWEVIEGLHGATLVSVWPKTGRTHQIRVHFSENGFPVLADKVYGGKKSHPKNSRVLGALIKRHALHARSLGFTHPATGKRIELSAKIPEDMVSVIDFLRKRSG
- a CDS encoding SAM-dependent chlorinase/fluorinase, whose translation is MKRIITLTTDFGSSDHYVGAMKGVMLSVNEDVHPVDITHCIESHDIRAASFVIGNSYRYFPKNTVHLVVVDPGVGSRRRPIALFADGHFFVGPDNGVFSSVICCCGDFSAREIKNRDYFLKEISSTFHGRDIFSPVAAHLSLGVPFSQIGPQIRDPEILPRDGYSVNGAEIRGTVVYTDKFGNLITSIPTEAVSDGARAVVAVGEKRVTGISESYSSVEPGEIVVVGGSGGYIEISVNQGRACDVFGEVPPEVIIVEESS